The following are encoded together in the Glycine soja cultivar W05 chromosome 5, ASM419377v2, whole genome shotgun sequence genome:
- the LOC114411309 gene encoding uncharacterized protein LOC114411309, producing MTLWQACHGRLPTKDRLLRFGMLGDKICCFCEGPESHDHLFFGCSVLGDVWKQVLKWIQVKHHPQEWNEELKWIIRHGKGKGHKASILKLAVTETVYGIWKYRNAKIFEEIVDNTNIVDYIIDNIVYRGWYNNKLKSHIAHFMMF from the coding sequence ATGACTCTATGGCAAGCCTGCCACGGTAGGCTACCCACAAAAGATCGTTTGCTAAGATTTGGAATGCTAGGTGATAAGATTTGTTGCTTCTGTGAGGGACCAGAATCCCATGATCACCTTTTCTTTGGATGTAGTGTCCTTGGTGATGTGTGGAAACAAGTCCTTAAGTGGATTCAggtaaagcatcatcctcaggaATGGAATGAAGAGCTAAAATGGATTATTAGGCACGGTAAAGGAAAGGGACATAAGGCCTCTATTCTGAAGCTGGCAGTGACTGAAACTGTCTATGGCATCTGGAAATACCGCAATGCTaagatttttgaagaaattgtagATAATACGAACATAGTTGATTATAttatagataatatagtttataGAGGGTGGTATAACAATAAACTAAAATCTCACATAGCTCATTTCATGATGTTTTGa
- the LOC114412556 gene encoding outer envelope protein 64, mitochondrial-like, with product MSQSLKLIKEHASNPKLWLVIGIGVAGIVVLVETRRRTRRGKTHKQDFGAFVERFELLPFPQPPPPAAKQSLSALTFAINDTFDVKDYVTGFGNSTWKSTHKAAEKTAVVVTALLMSGATCVGKTVVDEFSFGISGENKYYGTPTHPQMPSCKLGGSSCGSAVAVAAGLVDFAVGTDTTGCVRIPASFCGIFGFRPSHGAVSTIGVLPNAQSLDTIGWFARDPSILHRVGHVLLQLNSVETKRSRHFIFADDLFQLSKIPTQNTIYVIGKAIENMSGYQAPKHLNLCQYIDSRVPSLRLHQQSTHQQNETSILKTLSSVMLSLQGYEFKTNHEEWVKSLKYKLGCGVSDHVIAAINTTYDNIKALYKVRTEMRGAFQSLLKDDGILVIPTVAGSQLKLNTKKGFSSEFHDRTFALSSIASVSGCCQVTIPLGYHDDCSLSVSFISFHGADKFLLDTILDIYSTLQEQVSVGSYSLPLPNINGNRETSELLKEKGNAAFKERQWSKALSYYSEAIKLNGTNTTYYCNRAAAHLKLGCFQQAAEDCGKAILLDKKNVKAYLRRGTARESLLCYEEALEDFKHALVLEPQNKDASLAEKRLRKLMS from the exons ATGTCCCAATCACTGAAGCTAATCAAGGAACACGCCTCCAACCCCAAACTCTGGTTGGTCATTGGAATAGGAGTTGCCGGAATCGTGGTTCTGGTGGAGACACGGCGGAGAACACGGCGGGGAAAGACACACAAACAAGACTTTGGTGCTTTTGTTGAGCGTTTTGAGCTACTTCCCTTCCCTCAGCCTCCTCCTCCTGCTGCCAAGCAATCGCTCTCTGCTCTAACCTTTGCCATAAACGACAC ATTTGATGTGAAAGACTACGTGACAGGGTTTGGAAATTCTACCTGGAAGAGTACACACAAGGCAGCGGAGAAGACTGCAGTTGTGGTGACTGCTCTGCTCATGAGTGGGGCTACTTGTGTTGGCAAGACTGTTGTGGATGAATTCTCTTTTGG GATTTCTGGTGAGAACAAGTATTATGGAACTCCAACTCATCCTCAGATGCCATCATGTAAACTGGGAGGGTCTTCTTGTGGTTCAGCAGTGGCAGTTGCTGCGGGGCTTGTTGACTTTGCCGTTG GTACTGATACTACAGGATGTGTGAGAATTCCAGCATCATTCTGTGGTATTTTTGGTTTTCGTCCATCCCATGGGGCTGTATCTACCATTGGAGTTCTTCCAAATGCACAAAGCTTAGACACTATTG GATGGTTTGCTCGCGATCCATCTATCCTGCATCGTGTTGGACATGTTTTACTTCAATTGAATTCAGTGGAGACCAAAAGGTCCAGACATTTCATATTTGCAGACGATCTCTTTCAGTTATCTAAAATTCCTACACAGAATACAATATATGTTATTGGTAAAGCTATTGAGAATATGTCCGGGT ATCAGGCTCCAAAGCATTTGAATCTTTGTCAGTATATTGATTCTAGGGTGCCCAGTCTAAGGCTTCATCAGCAATCAACCCACCAACAAAATGAAACATCTATATTGAAAACTCTTTCTTCAGTTATGCTTTCATTACAAGG GTATGAATTTAAAACCAATCATGAAGAATGGGTTAAATCACTCAAATATAAGTTAGGTTGTGGTGTGTCTGATCATGTTATTGCAGCCATTAATACTacatatgataatataaaagcTTTGTATAAAGTCAGGACTGAGATGCGAGGTGCTTTTCAAAGTCTATTAAAG GATGATGGAATACTTGTTATTCCTACTGTAGCAGGCAGTCAACTAAAGCTTAATACAAAGAAAGGTTTTTCCTCTGAGTTCCATGACAGAACATTTGCATTATCGAGCATTGCTAGTGTATCTGGATGTTGTCAG GTTACAATTCCATTAGGATATCATGATGATTGTTCTCTTTCTGTCTCATTCATCTCATTTCATGGAGCTGATAAATTTCTTCTAGACACGATCTTGGATATTTATTCAACTCTTCAAGAGCAAGTTAGTGTTGGTTCCTATTCTTTGCCATTACCTAATATCAATGGCAACAGGGAAACTTCTGAACTTTTAAAAGAGAAG GGAAATGCAGCATTCAAAGAAAGGCAGTGGAGTAAGGCACTCAGTTACTACTCCGAGGCTATCAAATTGAATGGAACGAATACAACTTATTACTGCAACCGAGCAGCTGCTCACTTAAAGTTAGGATG CTTTCAGCAAGCTGCAGAAGACTGCGGTAAGGCAATATTGCTTGATAAGAAG AATGTGAAGGCATATCTGAGACGTGGAACTGCTAGAGAATCACTACTATGTTATGAAGAGGCACTTGAAG ATTTCAAGCATGCTCTTGTTCTAGAGCCACAGAACAAGGATGCTAGTCTAGCTGAGAAAAGACTCAGAAAATTGATGAGTTAA
- the LOC114412557 gene encoding probable protein phosphatase 2C 9: MDSLCCFSSVSQVVGGRSSCNSGKGKSSQSSVKYGYSLVKGKANHPMEDYHVAKFVQFKGRELGLFAIYDGHLGDSVPAYLQKHLFSNILKDEDFWNDPFMSISNAYETTDQAILSHSPDLGRGGSTAVTAILINNQKLWVANVGDSRAVVSRGGVAGQMTTDHEPNTERGSIETRGGFVSNMPGDVARVNGQLAVSRAFGDRNLKTHLRSDPDIQYTDITPDVELLILASDGLWKVMANQEAVDIARKIKDPQKAAKQLATEALNRDSKDDISCIVVRFKG; this comes from the exons ATGGATAGTCTTTGTTGCTTCAGCTCTGTCAGTCAG GTGGTCGGAGGGCGTTCTTCATGTAACTCTGGCAAAGGCAAGAGCAGTCAGTCCTCAGTCAAGTATGGCTATAGCCTAGTTAAAGGGAAAGCAAACCATCCGATGGAGGACTACCACGTAGCAAAATTTGTGCAGTTCAAAGGGCGAGAGCTTGGGCTTTTTGCTATATATGATGGACACCTGGGTGACAGTGTACCAGCCTATTTACAAAAGCATCTGTTTTCTAACATCTTGAAGGAC GAGGACTTCTGGAATGATCCATTCATGTCCATTTCTAATGCGTATGAGACAACAGATCAGGCAATTCTTTCTCACAGTCCTGATTTGGGGCGAGGAGGATCAACTGCAGTGACTGCAATTCTCATAAATAATCAGAAATTATGGGTAGCCAATGTTGGAGATTCACGAGCTGTTGTGTCGAGGGGAGGGGTGGCTGGACAGATGACAACTGATCATGAACCCAATACTGAGCGGGGAAGCATTGAGACCAGAGGTGGCTTTGTCTCAAACATGCCAG GAGATGTTGCAAGAGTGAATGGGCAGCTTGCAGTTTCTCGTGCCTTCGGAGACAGAAACCTCAAAACACACTTACGATCTGATCCTGACATTCAGTATACTGACATTACCCCAGATGTTGAGCTTTTGATACTTGCTAGTGATGGTCTATGGAAG GTAATGGCAAACCAAGAAGCTGTTGATATTGCAAGAAAGATAAAGGATCCACAAAAGGCAGCGAAACAACTAGCCACTGAGGCATTGAACAGAGACAGTAAGGATGATATTTCCTGCATTGTAGTTCGTTTCAAGGGTTGA